The Actinomyces wuliandei genome contains the following window.
CCGTACTCGCGGGTGGCTCGCGGGTGCTGTGCGCTGCCTGCCCGCACCGAGATGTACCGATTCCTCTCGGTAGGCTGCGCCGGGGGACGACGGGTGGGGCCTGCCTGACCTGCCCCGTCACCCGCCCCGCTGCTCGCGCAGCCCCTGCCAGTAGTCCAGACGCTGGCGGATGCTGCGCTCGTGCCCGTGGTCGGTGGGCTCGTAGAGCTGCTGGCGCTGCTGGCGTGGTGGGAGGGCCTGGGGCATGTAGTCGGCTCCGGAGAAGCCGTCCTCGGCGTCAGGGTCGTACTGGTAGCCCTCGCCGTAGCCCAGGTCCTTCATGAGACGGGTGGGGGCGTTGAGGATGTGGGCGGGCGGGGCCAGCGAGCCGGTCTGGCGGGCCAGGGCCGTGGCCCGCCCCAGGCCCCGGTAGACGGCCACGGACTTCGGGGCGGTGGCCAGGTAGACCACGGCCTGGGCGACAGCCAGCTCGCCCTCGGGGGAGCCCAGCCGCTCGTAGGCCTCCCAGGCGGCCAGGGCCGTCGTGAGGGCACCGGGGTCGGCCAGCCCGACGTCCTCGCTGGCGAAGCGCACCAGGCGCCGCGCCACGTACAGCGGGTCCTCCCCGCCTGCCAGCATGCGGGCCAGCCAGTACAGGGCGGCGTCGGGGTCGGAGCCGCGCATGGACTTGTGCAGGGCCGAGATGAGGTTGTAGTGCTCCTCGCTGGACTTGTCGTACAGGGGCGCCCGGGAGGCGACGACGGCGGTCAGGGCCTCGACGTCGAGGGCACCCGCCCTGCCGGTGCCAGGCTCGTCGGAGTCCAGCTCGGTGCTGCCGGGACTGCCGGGCCGGCCTGTGGGCTCGGGCTCACCGGTGCCGTCCACGGCGGCCGGGCTGGCGGGGTGCCCTGGCAGGGCGGCTGCGGCGAGCACCTGCTCCACCATGCCCAGCAGGTAGCGGCCGTCACCGTCGGCCATGGCCAGCAGCGCCGCCCGGGCTGCGGGGGTCAGCGGCAGCGGCCCCCCGGTCAGGGACTCGGCGCGCCCCAGCAGGAGCTCCAGGGCTGGCTCCTCCAGGCGCCGCAGGACCAGGACCTGGCAGCGCGACAGCAGCGCCCCGTTGAGCTCGAAGCTGGGGTTCTCCGTGGTGGCCCCCACCAGCACCACGGTCCCGTCCTCCACATAGGGGAGGAACGAGTCCTGCTGGGCGCGGTTGAAGCGGTGGACCTCATCGACGAAGAGCAGGGTCCCCTGGCCGACCTGGCGGCGCCGGGTGGCCGCCGTGAACACCTTGCGCAGGTCCGCGACCCCGGAGAACGTGGCCGACAGGGGCTCGAAGACCAGGCCGGCGCGCTCGGCCAGGAGCCGGGCGATCGTCGTCTTGCCGCAGCCGGGAGGCCCCCACAGGATGGTTGAGGACAGGCTGCCCGCCTCCAGCATCCTGCCCAGGGGCGCGTCGGGGGCCAGGAGGTGGTCCTGTCCGACGACGTCCTCCAGGCTCTGGGGGCGGAGCCGGTCCGCCAACGGCTGGGGGGCGGTAGTGCGCAGCCCCTCCGCGTGTCTGCTCGCACCTGACTCCGGCTCGGCGGGGCGTCCGGAGCCCGCCCCGGGCCTCCTCGCAGTGGTGGCGTCCGGCTCGGTGACGTGCGGCGCGGCGTCGAAGAGGGACGGAGGCTCCATGTCGCTCATGCCACCAGCCTAGGTCGCAGGCGGGTGCTCCTTGTCGGGTGGTCGCTCGGGGCGGAGTGGCTCCCTGCCGGGTGCGTCTCGCCCCAGCCTGGTGTGGTACTGGGAGGTGGGAGCGGCCCGGGAGTTCGTCAGGGGCTGGACGCGCTGGCGTGTCGCCCACGTGGGAGGGAGACTACGGGTCCAGAAGGGGCCTTGTGAGCCCCCGTCCGTGTCGTGACCGCGTCCCAGCCGTGCAGGAAGTCGTGCAGGAAGAGGAAAGACGGTGACCTTCACACCTACGACCACATCAACGACCACACTGCTGACACCGTCCCAGGTCTCTGTCACCGGTCCGTGCGACCCTCCGGTGGCAGGCTCCGCCGAGCTGCGGGCCTACTGGGTGGAGCCCGACACCCTGGCCTGGCCCGTGTCGCTGCTGCCTCGGGGCACGGGACGTGAGGACGTCGTGGACGACGAGGGGGCTCCTCGCCAGGGGGCGGGGTTGTCGCTGAGCCTCGTGCTGGCCTCCCGGGGTGGTGCGCGGGTGGTCAGTAGCGCGGTGCGCGGCACCGACGGCCTGCCCGACCCGATGGTCCTGCCGCTGAGGGTCGCGGGGGACCTGCCCCGCCGGGTCCTGGAGAACCACCCCAACCTGGAGGGCTACGTCGCCCTGAGCCTGGTGGACGACGAGGGCGCTGCCGGGCTTGACGAGGACGGTGTCCGCGAGGCCCTGACCGGACAGCTCCTCGTGGTGCAGCGGGTGCGAGTTCCCGTCGGTGCCGACAGCGCTGTCAGCACCGACGACAGCGCCGACAGCGGCACTGACAGTGTCGCTGATGCCGCTGATGCCGCTGACACTGTTGGCGCTGCCGGTACCGGCAGCCTCGGCGGCTCCGGGGACGTTCCCGGCCCCGGTAACCCCGGTATCGGGGCCGCAGACGCCCTTGTGCCTGGTGCGTCTGGCCAGGATGCCGTGGTCCCTCAGGCTCCGGTGTCCGGGCCGCAGACGTCCCCAGCCCCAGGTCCTGGTGAGGGTGTCGTGGAGGGTGTCGTGGACGCGGTCACCGGGGTCCAGACAGCCGTTGTCCTCGACCACCTCTACGCTGACGCCGCCCGTCGCGCCACGCTGGGCGTCACCTTCTCCCAGGGCTGCCCCTCCTTCGCCCTGTGGGCGCCCACCGCCAAGTCGGTGACCCTTCTCAGCTGGCCCACCGGCGACCCGCACGGCTCCGTGCCCCGGGTAGCCGGACCCGCAGTGCGTACCCTCGCTGAGCGGGGTGAGGACGGCTGCTGGCGGGTCCCCAACCGTGACGCCACGATCCCGGCTGGCTGCCAGTACCTGTGGGAGGTGGAGGTCTACGTCCCCGCGACCGGGCGGGTGGAGACCAACCTGGTGACCGACCCCTACTCCGTCGCCCTGACCGTGGACTCCACCAGGTCCGTGGCCGCTGACCTGTCCGACCCCCGGCTGGCCCCTCGCCAGTGGACTGATACCCCCGCGCCGGTGGTGGCCAATGACGCCTCCCGCAGCATCTACGAGCTGCACGTGCGCGACTTCTCCGCCGCAGACACCACTGTCCCAGCCAGCAGGCGCGGAACCTACAAGGCCTTCACCCTTCCCGACTCCGCCGGCATGAGGCACCTGACCAGGCTGGCCCGCGCCGGGCTGAGCACCGTCCACCTCATGCCCGTCTTTGACATCGCCACGATCCCGGAGCGGCGCACCAGGCAGGCGGTCCCCGACGTCCCCGCAGAGGCTGGCCCCGCCTCCGCCGACCAGCAGGCCGCGATCACCGCCGTCGCCGACACCGACGCCTACAACTGGGGCTACGACCCCTTTCACTGGATGGTTCCGGAGGGCTCCTACGCCACGGACGGCCACCAGGACGGGGGAGCGCGCACGGTCGAGCTCCGGGAGATGGTCGGCGCGCTGCACGCCGCAGGACTGCAGGTGGTGCTCGACCAGGTCTACAACCACACCGCAGCCTCGGGGCAGGCGCCCACCAGCGTCTTGGACAAGGTGGTGCCGGGGTACTACCACCGCCTGGACGCCGTCGGAAAGGTCACCACCTCCACCTGCTGCGCCAACACCGCTACCGAGAACGCCATGACGGAGCGGCTCATGATCGACTCCGTCTTGTGGTGGGCCAGGCACTACAAGGTGGACGGGTTCCGCTTCGACCTCATGGGCCACCACTCCCGGGACACCATGGTGCGGCTGCGTGAGGCGCTGAACCGCCTCACCCTGGCTGACGACGACGTGGACGGGCGTGCCCTCTACCTCTACGGCGAGGGGTGGAGCTTCGGAGAGGTAGCCAGCAACGCCCTGTTCACCCAGGCCAGCCAGGGCCAGCTGGACGGCACTGGGATCGGTACCTTCAACGACCGTCTGCGCGACGCGGTCCACGGGGGCAGCCCCTTCGACGTCGACCACCGCGCCCGCCAGGGGTTCGGCAGCGGACTGGTCACCGACCCCAATGGGCACGACCACCGCAGCCCGGCTGAGCAGGCGGCGGACCTCGCCTACCGCACCGACCTGGTCAGGCTGGGACTGGCAGGCAACCTGAGGACCTACGGGCTGACCACCGCAGAGGGAGCGGTCAGGCGGGGCGAGGAGCTCGGGTTCAACGGGTCGGTGGCCGCCTATGCCAGCGCCCCGCAGGAGAGCGTCAGCTACGTGGAGGCCCATGACAACGAGACGCTCTACGACCTGCTGGCCTACAAGCTGCCGCGCAGGACGACCATGGCGGACCGGGTACGCATGCACATCCTCTGCCTGGCCACGGTGACCCTGGGGCAGTCGCCCGCCTTCTGGGCGGCCGGCACCGAGCTGCTGCGCTCGAAGTCCCTGGACCGGGACTCCTACAACTCCGGGGACTGGTTCAACGCGGTGGACTGGACCGGGCGGGACAACGGCTTCGGCCGGGGGCTGCCGCCCGGGGAGCGCAACCGTGAGCGCTGGGGGGTGCAGTCCGAGCTGCTGGGTGAGCCGTCCCTGGTCCCCTCACCTGCCTATATCGCCACGGCGCGCGACCAGGCCCTGGACCTGCTGCGCCTGCGCGCCTCCACCCCCCTGTTCTGGCTGGGGGACCCCGACCTGGTCCGCGAGCGGGTCAGCTTCCCGGGGTCGGGGCCGGGGGCGCTTCCCGGGGTGGTCGCCATGCTTGTTGACGACACCGACCCTCATGGCTCCGGCGGCTTCCAGGACATCGACCCCGCGCTGGACGGGGTCCTGGTGGTGCTCAACGCCTCGGCAGCCAGGGTCGCCCAGCCGCTGCCCACCCTGGCGGGGCGTGACTTCCGGCTCTCCCGCATCCAGGAGGAGGGCGCGGACGGGGTGGTCCGCACGACTCGCTTCGACCCGGTCTCAGGCACGGTGAGCGTGCCGGCGCGCACGGTGGCGGTCCTGACCCAGGCCCAGGAGCGGCCTGAGTCCCGGGAGAGATAGCTCCAGGCGACATGAGGGGCGGGACCGGCCTGCGGTGATGCCCTCGTCGCAGGCGGGTTGCACATCTTCGGGCGCGTGGTGGTGGTAGGGGCGGGGGTCGGCTTGTCTGTCGAAGTTGAGGCAGGTTGAGAAATCCGCGTGCTTCTGCGGGTTTGTGCTGGGATCGGCGCGTGGGGTGCGGGGACTGCCCTCCCGGTTTCCTCGTGGCGCGGGGTCCATGATGTGCGCCGGCCCGCCTGGTGCACATCATGGGGCTGGTGGTGACGCGTGGTCCCCACAGCGGCTGGTTCGCCTCCCGCAGAATTACGGGAGAGCCGGTGCCTCGTCGCCCCGAGGGTGCTGCAGGCAGCCTGGTGAAGATGTGCAGCCAAAAGGGGGGGAGGGCCAGCAGGCGCTGGAGGACCTGAGCAGTCAGGACTGACTGTGTGCAGCAGTTCCTGCTCATCTACGACCGTGACCGTGATGAGCTCATCTACCAGGAGTCCTTCGGCCAGGACGTCGACGCTGCGACTACCGCGTACCGGGCGGCTGAGATCGAGTACCACGACCGGCCGCAGGTGAACATCGTCCTGGTGGGGGCTGACTCCCTGGAGACCGTCAAGGTCACTCACAGCCCCTACTTCTCCGGAGCCAGGAGGAGGGGGCTCGACCAGATCCGCCAGCTCAGCACCCTCTGACACCTGATTCCTGAGCGGTCCCGTCACGTGGGGTGCCCTGCTGCCCGTCTGGGCGGTAGGAGCCTGCTTGCTTACGGAGTGGGCGGTACCGCCCGGTACGGCTCAGGCGGCGCCGCGCCGCTTGCCGACGACGTCAACAGCCACGGCCACCAGCAGCACCAGGCCCTTGATCGCCTGCTGCCAGGCGGAGTCCACCGCCATGATGGACAGTCCCATGTTGAGCACCCCCATGATGAGGGCGCCGATGATCGCCCCGGAGACCCGGCCGACCCCTCCGCTGACGGCCGCCCCACCGATGTAGGCGGCGGCGATAGCGTCCATCTCGTAGAGGTTCCCTGCGGTTGACACCGCCGCCCCGGCCCGTGAGGTGGTCACGACCGCCGCCAGCGCCGCCAGGAACCCCATGTTGACGAAGACCAGGAAGTCGACGCGCCGCGTGTTGATCCCGCTGAGCCGGGCGGCCTTGAGGTTGCCGCCCACGGCGTAGACGTGGCGTCCCAGCACCGTGCGGTTCATGACGAAGGAGTAGACCAGCACCACGACCCCCACGATGACCAGGACGGTGGGTGTGCCCCCGGCTGAGTAGGCCAGCAGCGCCGTGAGGAAGCCGACCGCCACGGTGAGCACGGCCAGGCGCAGGGCCACCGTCCTGGCCGGCTCGACCTCGCGCCCCGCCGCCCGGCTGCGCCGTCGGGCGCGCAGCTGGGACCAGGTGAACCCGGCCACGGCCAGCACGCCGACGAGGACCGTCACGCCGTCAAAGTTCCTGAGGTAGCCCAGCCACGGCGGCAGGGACCCGTTGGCGATCGCTACCAGGCCCGGCGGCAGGCCGGAGACGGTGCGCTGGACCAGGACCACGGTCAGGCCCCGGAAGATGAGCATCCCCGCCAGGGTCACGATAAAGGCCGGGACCCCCACGAAGGCCACCCAGAACCCTTGCCAGCACCCGATGAGCAGGCCCAGGGCGACGGCGGCCAGCACCGCCGTCGGCCACGGCACGCCCGCGCTGACCACCAGCAGGCCGATGACGCCGCCGATGAACCCCACCTGGGAGCCCACGGACAGGTCGATGTGCCGGGCGATGATGACCATGACCATGCCCACCGCCAGGATCATGACATAGGCGTTCTGCTGGATGAGGCTGGCCACGTTGTTGGGGGAGAGCAGCAGCCCGTCCGTCAGCACCTGGAAGAAGGCGATGATGGCGACCAGGGCGGCGAGGATCCCGTACTGGCGCAGGTTGTGTCCCAGGTATGCTCCCACGGTGCTCATCGCGTCTCCCTGCGCTGGGTGGTGGTCCCTGTGGTGGTCGCTGCGGGGCTGGCGGTCTCAGCGGTCATGAGCCGCATGAGGCCCTCCTGGTCCGCCTCGGCCCGGGGCAGCTGCCCGGTGACGCGGCCCTGGCTCATGGCGTAGATGCGGTCGCAGGTCCCCAGCAGCTCGGGCAGCTCGGAGGAGATGACCAGGACAGCCTTGCCCGCGTCGGCCAGCTCGTTGATGATCTGGTAGATCTCGTACTTGGCGCCGACGTCGATGCCCCGGGTCGGCTCGTCGAGGATGAGGACGTCGGGGCCGGTGAGCATCCAGCGGGCCAGCACCACCTTCTGCTGGTTCCCGCCGGACAGGGAGCCCACGGGGTCCTCCAGGGAGCCCGTCTTGATCCGCAGGCTGGTGCGGTACTCCTCGGCCACCTCCTGCTCCTTGCCGGGGTCGATGACGCCGTGGCGCGACACCCGGCCCAGGGCGGCCGCCGTGGTGTTGGTCCTCACGTCCTGGATGAGGTTGAGACCCAGGTCCTTGCGGTCCTCAGGGACGTAGGCCAGCCCGTGGCGGATGGCAGCCGCCACGGTGGAGGTGGACACGGGTCGGCCCTCCTTGAGCACGGTCCCGGAGATCCTCGTCCCCCAGGAGCGGCCGAACAGGCTCATGGCCAGCTCGGTGCGTCCGGCCCCCATGAGCCCGGCCAGCCCGACGACCTCTCCCCGGGCCAGGGTCAGCGCGGCGCCGTTGACGACCGTGCGGGAGGGGTCGGCGGGGTGGTGGACGGTCCAGTCACGCACCTCCAGGAGGGGTGGGTCCACCCCGGGGGCCGACGTCCTGGTCCCGCTGTCGCTGACGTCCCCGCTGCCACTGGGGCCTGAGCCCTGGGCGGTGGGATCGGCCCGGGTGGCGTCTGCCCGGGCGAGGTCGGTGGCGCCCTGGGGGCGGGTGCGCTCGGGGTAGCGGTTGGACAGGGGACGGCCCACCATGAGGTGGATGATCTCCTCCTCGTCGATGCTTCCCGCTCCCTCCAGGGGCGCGGTCCGCACGGTGCGCCCGTCGCGGATGACGGTGGCGCGCTGGGCGACCCGGCTCACCTCCCCGAGCTTGTGGGAGATCAGCACCATCGTCATCCCCTGGTCGCGCAGCCCTGTCATGAGCTCGAGCAGGTGGGCGGAGTCCTCGTCGTTGAGCGCGGCGGTGGGCTCGTCCAGGATGAGCAGGCGCACCCGCCTGGACAGGGCCTTGGCGATCTCGACGAGCTGCTGGCTGCCCACGCCGAGGTCGCCGACCCGCGTGCGGGGCGGGACCGGCAGCCCCACCTGCTCCAGCAGGGCTGCGGCGGCCTCGCGGGTGGCCTCCCAGTCGATGACACCGTGGCGGGCGCGCTCGTTGCCCAGGAAGATGTTCTCCGCCACGGACAGGTGGGGGCTCAGGGCCAGCTCCTGGTGGATGATGACGATCCCGGCCGACTCGGAGTCACGCACGGAACGGAACTGGCGCACCCGACCGTCGTAGACGACGTCGCCGTCGTAGGTGCCCCGCGGCCACACCCCCGACAGGACGTTCATGAGCGTGGACTTGCCCGCCCCGTTCTCCCCGCACACGGCGTGGATCTCGGCGCGGCGCACCTCGAGGCTGACGTCGTCCAGCGCCTTGCGAGCGCCGAAGGACTTGGTGATATGGCGCATCTGGAGGATGGTCTCAGCAGTCACGGCAGGCTCCTTCCTGGGTACCTGCCCGGGCCGGCTGCCGACGTGAGGCGGCTGTAGGCCCGGCGGCGTCGTGGCGTCGGAGGCTCACAGCCCCACCTCCTCGGCGGTGTAGTAGCCGGAGTCGACGAGCACCTCGGCCACGTTGTCGGCGTCCACGGCCACTGGGTCCAGCAGGTAGGAGGGGACCACGGTGACGCCGTTGTCGTAGGAGGTGGTGTCGTTGACCTCCACCGTGGCCCCGGTGGCGACCTGGTCCACCATGGTGGCGCAGCGCTCGCCCAGCAGCCGGGTGTCCTTGAAGACGGTCATGGACTGGCGCCCGGAGACGATGCGGGCGACGTTGGCCTGGTCGGCGTCCTGGCCGGTGAGCACCGGCCAGTCGGCCTCGCCGTAGCCCGCCCCGCCCAGGGCCTGGCTCACTCCCAGGGCGATGGCGTCGTTGGGGCACAGGACCACCTCCACACGGGTGGTGGCGCTGTAGAAGGAGTTGAGCCGGTTCTCCATCTCCGACTGGGCGGTGGTGTTGGACCAGGCCTGGATACCGATGGACTGCCAGGCGTCCACCGAGGAGGGCATCTTGCCGGAGGGGCAGACCAGCTGGCCGGAGCGGATGTAGGGGTCCAGCTCGTCCCAGGCGCCCTCGAA
Protein-coding sequences here:
- the mmsB gene encoding multiple monosaccharide ABC transporter permease produces the protein MSTVGAYLGHNLRQYGILAALVAIIAFFQVLTDGLLLSPNNVASLIQQNAYVMILAVGMVMVIIARHIDLSVGSQVGFIGGVIGLLVVSAGVPWPTAVLAAVALGLLIGCWQGFWVAFVGVPAFIVTLAGMLIFRGLTVVLVQRTVSGLPPGLVAIANGSLPPWLGYLRNFDGVTVLVGVLAVAGFTWSQLRARRRSRAAGREVEPARTVALRLAVLTVAVGFLTALLAYSAGGTPTVLVIVGVVVLVYSFVMNRTVLGRHVYAVGGNLKAARLSGINTRRVDFLVFVNMGFLAALAAVVTTSRAGAAVSTAGNLYEMDAIAAAYIGGAAVSGGVGRVSGAIIGALIMGVLNMGLSIMAVDSAWQQAIKGLVLLVAVAVDVVGKRRGAA
- a CDS encoding sugar ABC transporter ATP-binding protein, with the translated sequence MRHITKSFGARKALDDVSLEVRRAEIHAVCGENGAGKSTLMNVLSGVWPRGTYDGDVVYDGRVRQFRSVRDSESAGIVIIHQELALSPHLSVAENIFLGNERARHGVIDWEATREAAAALLEQVGLPVPPRTRVGDLGVGSQQLVEIAKALSRRVRLLILDEPTAALNDEDSAHLLELMTGLRDQGMTMVLISHKLGEVSRVAQRATVIRDGRTVRTAPLEGAGSIDEEEIIHLMVGRPLSNRYPERTRPQGATDLARADATRADPTAQGSGPSGSGDVSDSGTRTSAPGVDPPLLEVRDWTVHHPADPSRTVVNGAALTLARGEVVGLAGLMGAGRTELAMSLFGRSWGTRISGTVLKEGRPVSTSTVAAAIRHGLAYVPEDRKDLGLNLIQDVRTNTTAAALGRVSRHGVIDPGKEQEVAEEYRTSLRIKTGSLEDPVGSLSGGNQQKVVLARWMLTGPDVLILDEPTRGIDVGAKYEIYQIINELADAGKAVLVISSELPELLGTCDRIYAMSQGRVTGQLPRAEADQEGLMRLMTAETASPAATTTGTTTQRRETR
- a CDS encoding replication-associated recombination protein A, translated to MSDMEPPSLFDAAPHVTEPDATTARRPGAGSGRPAEPESGASRHAEGLRTTAPQPLADRLRPQSLEDVVGQDHLLAPDAPLGRMLEAGSLSSTILWGPPGCGKTTIARLLAERAGLVFEPLSATFSGVADLRKVFTAATRRRQVGQGTLLFVDEVHRFNRAQQDSFLPYVEDGTVVLVGATTENPSFELNGALLSRCQVLVLRRLEEPALELLLGRAESLTGGPLPLTPAARAALLAMADGDGRYLLGMVEQVLAAAALPGHPASPAAVDGTGEPEPTGRPGSPGSTELDSDEPGTGRAGALDVEALTAVVASRAPLYDKSSEEHYNLISALHKSMRGSDPDAALYWLARMLAGGEDPLYVARRLVRFASEDVGLADPGALTTALAAWEAYERLGSPEGELAVAQAVVYLATAPKSVAVYRGLGRATALARQTGSLAPPAHILNAPTRLMKDLGYGEGYQYDPDAEDGFSGADYMPQALPPRQQRQQLYEPTDHGHERSIRQRLDYWQGLREQRGG
- the pulA gene encoding pullulanase-type alpha-1,6-glucosidase, whose amino-acid sequence is MTFTPTTTSTTTLLTPSQVSVTGPCDPPVAGSAELRAYWVEPDTLAWPVSLLPRGTGREDVVDDEGAPRQGAGLSLSLVLASRGGARVVSSAVRGTDGLPDPMVLPLRVAGDLPRRVLENHPNLEGYVALSLVDDEGAAGLDEDGVREALTGQLLVVQRVRVPVGADSAVSTDDSADSGTDSVADAADAADTVGAAGTGSLGGSGDVPGPGNPGIGAADALVPGASGQDAVVPQAPVSGPQTSPAPGPGEGVVEGVVDAVTGVQTAVVLDHLYADAARRATLGVTFSQGCPSFALWAPTAKSVTLLSWPTGDPHGSVPRVAGPAVRTLAERGEDGCWRVPNRDATIPAGCQYLWEVEVYVPATGRVETNLVTDPYSVALTVDSTRSVAADLSDPRLAPRQWTDTPAPVVANDASRSIYELHVRDFSAADTTVPASRRGTYKAFTLPDSAGMRHLTRLARAGLSTVHLMPVFDIATIPERRTRQAVPDVPAEAGPASADQQAAITAVADTDAYNWGYDPFHWMVPEGSYATDGHQDGGARTVELREMVGALHAAGLQVVLDQVYNHTAASGQAPTSVLDKVVPGYYHRLDAVGKVTTSTCCANTATENAMTERLMIDSVLWWARHYKVDGFRFDLMGHHSRDTMVRLREALNRLTLADDDVDGRALYLYGEGWSFGEVASNALFTQASQGQLDGTGIGTFNDRLRDAVHGGSPFDVDHRARQGFGSGLVTDPNGHDHRSPAEQAADLAYRTDLVRLGLAGNLRTYGLTTAEGAVRRGEELGFNGSVAAYASAPQESVSYVEAHDNETLYDLLAYKLPRRTTMADRVRMHILCLATVTLGQSPAFWAAGTELLRSKSLDRDSYNSGDWFNAVDWTGRDNGFGRGLPPGERNRERWGVQSELLGEPSLVPSPAYIATARDQALDLLRLRASTPLFWLGDPDLVRERVSFPGSGPGALPGVVAMLVDDTDPHGSGGFQDIDPALDGVLVVLNASAARVAQPLPTLAGRDFRLSRIQEEGADGVVRTTRFDPVSGTVSVPARTVAVLTQAQERPESRER